CTGCTTGCGGCGAGCTGGAACCAGTAGCCGTAGGCGGAGAAGGGGGGTGCGAGGCAACAGCTGCGATCTGCGGTGGTGCCATTTCCATGATTTTGTCGGCAAGGTTGGCCAGGTCGTTCAGGCTCATGGTGCCAGCAGCGGCTAAAACCATGCAGACATTGGGCGGCAACCGCTGGAGGAAGAGTTGGCGGAGCAGGGAATCGTCGATTACGGCGCTGTCGGGACGGTCGCCGAGCAGTTGGCGCATACGCCGTAAGAGCTGAGAAGGCGCGCGATCTCCGAGTTCTTCTTGGGTCAGCAGGCGCTGGAATCGCTTTTGCTCCGACATAGATGTCCGGCGAATTAATTCAGTCTTGAGCACGTCATATGGTGATTGTGTCGGTGGGGAGGCAACCAAGTCGCGCACCTCGGAAGCATCAGTAGGGGAAAGTGCGGCAACGACGTGGTAGAACTTCGTCAGTTGGTCACTGATGAGACGAAGGGCGAATTGGGCGTCAGCTTGCCCGaaccatacgacgggatcggcgGCCCAAAACGTCGGCAGCTTGATAGCGACGGCGGAAACTTGCGGTGGGGGCAACAGGGGCGCCGCAATAGCGGGCACCGCAACGTTCTGTTGCTGTGGTCCTGGGACTTGCTGGACTGGCGGAAAGTGGCCTGCTGGTCCTGGGAGAGGGCCAGTAGCAGAAGGGGGTCCAGTGgccatcacgtccgggtcaccagttgtcgcgtgttgagtgaggccaggagacaaaaggcgtcaagtcggaccaaactattttattgaccgttcgggccggtcgctcgagtagaagaagaagtaacTAGCTCGCGTCTCGTGAGCGCGAGATGGCAGGGCACAAACAGGGTCATGTGGCCAAAGGCGATGttggtgcagctagtgctgctacaacacatttgctgttggctgtgttgtttccaaagaatcttccgaggaggacttaccagTGTTCGTTGAGATAGCAGGGCACATATGTTATTGACTCAGATAcgatttttctcatacaaacattaactacagttgagtatgatgaccactatcatgtatttgttctgtcttgcaatgaggagcaacgtgtttttaaaattttaagcactatctcaacagatcttctaaatctacATACCTTACCAGATGGTaaacgtgttgtaaatccacgccatgcacttttgtaatgtcacttcccgttccctgttgttgtatatatttacttttgttcatgtgaacgaaaataaacatagtccctttctacacccaggcgacacacttatcaccatatttcacctgagggtgtagtacaccattgttacaccctcaggaacttccaaaacaaagttgtagggtatgaaaggggtgtgatctttgttaatacacctattttacacctttaaaggtgtgaaacgatttagagtgtacaaaacataaaagtgtCCACCAACATGTCGACCAAGATGATGGTATTACGGTGAGGCCAAGAGAAGTCCTGCCTctgtagtgaaagaaaaaatgaacagTGAAATGTCTTAATGAAATTAAGGGCGAAATACAAATTACATGATGGTTACGCAGATGGCTGCGGCTAGAGAAGAATTAAGAGTATACAAACACAGCCCTCGTCaacatgcaagcagctcaagataGGAAGTAAGACAAtcgataaatgatgatgatgatgattgaattttattggcgcaaaagcaacttaagctataatacgccaaaaccatggtaatattgtgactagttaaaaatcagatgACTATACTAAAATGacgtagaaattaagaagcacacaatcatagtgtagttaaaagaccaatgtccctacaaagctgcaatcggtaaagggtcagcgaagtgtcggtagcgagacccgaacccatacctctcggatttctggtcaagtgtattaccaattacaccatTCTGACATCGCCAACACGTCCGCGGCTAAGTCTTCACTCTATATACCCCGATAGTTAAGTGTTGCTGAAGTAACGCCTGGAGGTGACAGTCGCGGTCCTTGTGCGAACGCCAGCACCTCTGGTTTAGTATAATACGCTGTCTTGTCGGCGTAAGCCAGGGCGTGGTCGCGGGATCCCGAAACAATCTGTACGTCGACGATGACAGAGTCATCCGCTCGGAATGCCACGACGTCGGGCTTCCGGACTCCTTCCCTGGTGGCGATGGTTGGTTCTCGAGTGACTTCCCACCCGGCCTGCCGAAGACGACCGCATAGGTATCCGAGGAGGTTGTCATGGCGATGTACTCGCAGCCCGTGGGTCCTGTGGCATTTTTAGAGCACATGCCCTAATGATTCCGAGACCGGATCCCTGGACCCCTGCAGGAGGCACCCCGCGCGACAGTCTCTGACGTAACCTTGGCCTCTGGCTGTTCGAGCGCGCGTCGGGATCGCGTTGGCCCGGATCCTTATTGCATTCACATACGAGGCACCTCGCATTAGCCTTGACCCATCTGTAATCCATGCGTGGGCCGCGGGGACTTTGGAACCCTCCCGGAGGGCCGCTCCATCGCAGTATCGTTATAGCCGGCGGGCCCAACACATCTTCATGTCACGCACTGGAGGCATATCAATGCTGTCTTGTCGTGCCAGGCCCTGCACCCTCCGTAGCTCCGCTTGTAGACGCGGTGACGACACAGCCTCCCGGAAAGCAGGAATCTCCGATGAATACATGCGTTCAAGTCTTTGCAGCCGCAATCGTGGGATTACGACTTCCATAGATGGTATCCCTAGGCCTCCATCCTTAACTGCAGCGTTGTAAAACGGGATGGGCACATCATGTGGTAGCTTCAGCCAGGTTCTTACTGCTGCTCTAATGCG
Above is a genomic segment from Ornithodoros turicata isolate Travis unplaced genomic scaffold, ASM3712646v1 Chromosome55, whole genome shotgun sequence containing:
- the LOC135374378 gene encoding uncharacterized protein LOC135374378 — its product is MATGPPSATGPLPGPAGHFPPVQQVPGPQQQNVAVPAIAAPLLPPPQVSAVAIKLPTFWAADPVVWFGQADAQFALRLISDQLTKFYHVVAALSPTDASEVRDLVASPPTQSPYDVLKTELIRRTSMSEQKRFQRLLTQEELGDRAPSQLLRRMRQLLGDRPDSAVIDDSLLRQLFLQRLPPNVCMVLAAAGTMSLNDLANLADKIMEMAPPQIAAVASHPPSPPTATGSSSPQAVDLSQLVEQISNLQLEVAALRHCSPSPSSRRSRFAHRRSPSPAGICWYHRRFRTKARNCTPPCTFQGNSRASH